A region from the Helicobacter kayseriensis genome encodes:
- a CDS encoding FtsW/RodA/SpoVE family cell cycle protein: MFLIYELGSNLIYKQLIYVGASLIIAYIIFFIPFRKLSKTIYGFYWLSMFLLILVEFVGTKKLGAQRWIEIPFTPFSIQPSEILKISLMLMLALVIRQNPPPKEGYDWHEFGRISLLILGPFLIILQQPDLGTALTILFMGYGMLFLIGVNKKIWITLFCIFAFSSPLIYEYGIRDYQKKRIHDFLSEKPSHQVTQSIIAIGAGGLRGKVKDEATQSQLKFLPIATSDFIFAYYMERFGFVGGILLIVLYLFLIFHILFYSLSDSRDYFLRVISSCVAILFFVYMSVNIAMTIGFAPVVGLPLPLFSYGGTSFLTFIIMLAILENLLAFRFDLKYNSPSAKGPLAQLVRALGS, translated from the coding sequence ATGTTTCTAATCTATGAACTTGGAAGCAATTTGATTTATAAGCAACTCATCTATGTCGGAGCTTCTCTTATCATCGCTTATATTATATTTTTCATTCCTTTTCGCAAACTTTCAAAAACAATTTATGGCTTTTATTGGCTTTCGATGTTTCTTCTCATTTTAGTCGAATTTGTTGGAACAAAAAAGCTAGGAGCACAACGCTGGATAGAAATCCCCTTTACCCCATTCTCAATCCAGCCAAGCGAGATTTTAAAAATCTCACTCATGCTTATGCTTGCTCTTGTCATTCGCCAAAATCCTCCACCCAAAGAAGGATATGATTGGCATGAATTTGGACGCATTAGCCTCCTAATCCTTGGTCCATTTCTCATCATCCTCCAACAGCCCGATCTTGGGACAGCTTTAACGATCTTATTTATGGGCTATGGGATGCTCTTCCTGATTGGAGTCAATAAAAAAATTTGGATCACTCTTTTTTGTATTTTTGCATTCTCTTCTCCGCTTATCTATGAGTATGGAATCCGTGACTATCAGAAAAAACGCATCCACGACTTTCTTTCTGAAAAACCTTCTCATCAAGTCACACAATCCATCATCGCTATCGGTGCAGGAGGTCTTAGAGGAAAGGTAAAAGATGAAGCGACACAATCTCAACTCAAATTTCTGCCTATCGCAACAAGCGATTTTATCTTTGCCTACTATATGGAGAGGTTTGGGTTTGTAGGAGGAATTTTGCTTATTGTGCTTTATTTATTTTTGATTTTTCATATTCTTTTTTATTCTCTTAGTGATAGCAGAGATTATTTTCTGCGCGTCATTTCTTCTTGTGTAGCAATTTTATTTTTTGTATACATGAGTGTCAATATCGCTATGACGATTGGGTTTGCCCCTGTTGTTGGGCTACCTCTTCCTCTCTTTAGCTATGGGGGGACAAGCTTTCTGACCTTTATTATTATGCTGGCGATCCTAGAAAATCTCCTTGCTTTTAGGTTTGATCTAAAGTATAATTCACCTTCTGCAAAGGGACCCTTAGCTCAGCTGGTCAGAGCACTCGGCTCATAA
- a CDS encoding RluA family pseudouridine synthase — protein sequence MKFIITASDIENSSRLDSVLAHKLGVSKNQITQAIKHGLIFCNDKICTKGGVLLKENDCISLEKLEQEKCKKTQIDFEVEVLFEDEDVLVLNKPPHLVIHDAPSVKEATLVDYLKNKGYVLSTLSGEERYGIIHRLDKPTSGAIAIAKNNQAHIALSNQLKTRQMGRYYLAITDLPLKQDIEVECYMGRNPNNRLKMAKLSDGRYSKTSFVSLLQGEMGLIAAKLHTGRTHQIRLHLETLSRHIIGDLIYGKKDSCGVRLMLHAYLLYFIHPRTQKTHCICAPLFKDMLGFLEEKFGMESVNEVVDQGHILQCFGDSF from the coding sequence ATGAAGTTTATCATAACCGCTTCAGATATTGAAAATAGCTCAAGACTTGATTCTGTTTTGGCACATAAGCTTGGGGTGAGTAAAAACCAAATCACCCAAGCCATCAAACACGGATTGATTTTTTGTAATGACAAAATATGCACCAAAGGTGGAGTTTTACTCAAAGAAAATGATTGTATTTCTTTAGAAAAACTTGAACAAGAAAAATGTAAGAAAACACAGATTGATTTTGAAGTAGAAGTTTTGTTTGAAGATGAGGATGTTTTGGTGCTTAATAAGCCTCCTCATCTTGTCATTCATGATGCTCCAAGTGTCAAAGAAGCGACACTTGTAGATTATCTTAAAAATAAAGGCTATGTACTTTCGACACTGAGCGGAGAAGAGCGCTATGGGATCATCCATCGTCTTGATAAGCCTACAAGTGGAGCTATTGCGATTGCAAAAAATAATCAAGCACATATTGCGCTTTCAAATCAACTTAAAACGCGTCAAATGGGGAGATATTATCTAGCCATCACAGATCTTCCACTAAAGCAAGATATTGAAGTAGAGTGTTATATGGGACGCAATCCAAATAATCGTCTTAAAATGGCAAAACTTTCTGATGGACGCTATTCAAAGACATCTTTTGTTTCTCTTTTACAAGGAGAAATGGGGCTTATTGCAGCTAAACTTCATACAGGAAGAACTCATCAGATTCGATTGCATTTAGAAACGCTTTCAAGACACATAATTGGTGATTTAATATACGGAAAAAAGGATTCTTGCGGAGTGCGTTTGATGTTGCACGCTTATCTTTTGTATTTTATTCATCCTCGCACGCAAAAAACGCATTGCATTTGTGCTCCACTTTTTAAAGATATGTTAGGATTCTTAGAAGAAAAATTTGGCATGGAGAGCGTCAATGAAGTTGTGGATCAAGGGCATATACTTCAGTGTTTTGGGGATAGTTTTTAG